In Chryseobacterium gleum, a single genomic region encodes these proteins:
- a CDS encoding HU family DNA-binding protein has product MTKAELVNTISNKLGTEKNETQKVVEAFMQEIRTSMYNGDNVYLRGFGSFIIKTRAAKTGRNISKNTAIEIPAHNIPAFKPSKSFVEKVKTKVAVK; this is encoded by the coding sequence ATGACAAAGGCAGAATTGGTAAACACCATCTCAAATAAGTTGGGAACAGAAAAGAATGAAACACAGAAAGTTGTAGAAGCTTTTATGCAGGAGATCAGAACTTCTATGTATAATGGGGATAACGTTTATCTAAGAGGTTTTGGATCTTTTATCATTAAAACAAGAGCTGCTAAAACAGGAAGAAATATTTCTAAAAACACTGCAATTGAGATTCCTGCTCATAACATTCCTGCTTTCAAACCTTCAAAATCTTTTGTTGAGAAAGTAAAAACTAAAGTTGCAGTAAAATAA